In the Chlorobium limicola DSM 245 genome, one interval contains:
- a CDS encoding MraY family glycosyltransferase, with amino-acid sequence MLNPRFLLPMPVFAAASLHAQTGTGGIAAREALLLPFSKVPLLEYSGMYLLSLAVSFAAILLLTANAEKLGLIDMPDGVRKIHTVAKPLVGGLGMVAGILLSMLVFLPIAHYIGLLFAILMIATVGFFDDRHDISFKIRFAVQALATVSVMYFGGTVLHSFGNLFGFGPVFTGSFAVAVTIFCVIGVINAMNMIDGLDGLAGSISMVSFSAFGILAGLNGQTGLVFISVAFIGALAAFLRFNWSPSKLFMGDTGSMTLGFVLAWFAIETTQGSSTVSPSAALLVLALPVTDTIVVMFKRIRKGKSPFFADKTHFHHVLKAMGLDHRKAVIIMATASAISSFVAIIGTMLRLPDYTLFSIYLFFFMAYFIASYRIKTIYRIVIWLRRITVFNIKLDKVLR; translated from the coding sequence ATGCTGAACCCCCGATTCCTTCTGCCGATGCCGGTGTTTGCCGCAGCTTCGCTGCATGCGCAAACCGGAACAGGCGGCATAGCCGCCCGCGAAGCCCTGCTGCTGCCCTTCTCGAAGGTGCCGCTTCTTGAATACAGCGGCATGTATCTGCTCTCCCTTGCGGTTTCGTTTGCCGCCATCCTGCTGCTCACGGCCAATGCCGAAAAGCTCGGGCTGATCGACATGCCCGACGGCGTACGTAAAATCCATACGGTCGCCAAGCCGCTGGTCGGCGGGCTCGGCATGGTCGCCGGCATTCTGCTCTCCATGCTGGTTTTTCTGCCGATAGCGCACTATATCGGCCTGCTTTTTGCGATCCTCATGATCGCCACCGTCGGCTTTTTCGACGACCGTCACGACATCAGCTTTAAAATCCGTTTTGCCGTTCAGGCTCTTGCCACGGTCTCGGTCATGTACTTCGGCGGCACCGTTCTGCACTCCTTCGGCAATCTGTTCGGTTTCGGTCCGGTTTTTACCGGATCGTTTGCCGTTGCCGTAACGATATTCTGTGTGATCGGAGTCATCAACGCCATGAACATGATCGACGGTCTCGACGGTCTTGCCGGTTCCATATCGATGGTATCGTTCAGCGCTTTCGGCATTCTTGCCGGACTCAACGGTCAGACCGGCCTTGTTTTCATCAGCGTGGCTTTCATCGGCGCGCTTGCCGCTTTTCTCCGCTTCAACTGGTCGCCCTCGAAACTGTTCATGGGCGATACCGGCAGCATGACGCTTGGCTTCGTGCTTGCCTGGTTCGCAATCGAAACAACCCAGGGCAGCAGCACTGTTTCGCCATCAGCGGCACTGCTGGTGCTTGCCCTGCCCGTCACCGATACCATTGTCGTCATGTTCAAGCGTATCAGAAAAGGCAAAAGCCCCTTCTTTGCCGACAAAACCCATTTCCACCACGTCCTCAAAGCCATGGGGCTCGACCACCGCAAAGCCGTCATCATCATGGCGACAGCCTCAGCCATATCCTCTTTCGTCGCAATCATCGGCACCATGCTCCGCCTGCCGGACTACACGCTCTTCTCCATTTACCTTTTCTTCTTCATGGCCTACTTCATAGCCTCATACCGCATAAAAACAATCTACCGTATCGTAATCTGGCTGAGGCGCATAACCGTATTCAATATAAAGCTCGACAAGGTGCTGAGGTAG
- a CDS encoding GumC family protein yields the protein MAFFPITILDRSTPKHMPEQNNFEQEINIQELLRLLWGRKYLILAVTAASLALALLFRYSATPEFRSTAVVMIKDSNGSEGDVLAPMLAVMPSSFIDPMKNDIELMSSLPIAEKAVEQLYRSPMRDSLELFGKRRYISPIDRLLAFAGLQGFSEKDAEEVPASQKETMRNFAENLKGRITIDNPKETNVLHVTVSSPFPEEAAVLSNALCRAYQQKDIEWNSEQAKSVNQFVEEQLGEQQKKVATVENNLSGYMEKQDIYELTGNADQLLKKLIDIDARYNEIMAERNILAKRLDFIRKKLSGEEKALSANIAESVGSQLRAVQNRIKAEEADYMALLQQKGAASPEVKARRQQIDQMKSQLDQVVRGKIAGELAYSGRAQKFQFDLISEQLQTDLRLAELNYSAQEFGKLKNYYESQLNALPDKQLNYARLQRDREVVNSTYTFLKQKFEESRIKIASEVGRVVIVGPAYPPKLRESPDTKKILLVGLVLGLGLGGALVFVLEMRDHSVKEEQFFDDHGFVTLARIPFVDKAEFTLADGMKKAVGQLLVTIDPGKGNGKSNGNGRHPGQGSADGAPLLITDKLSSPFSESFRDLRTNLTFARAGTPLRSVLVTGTAVSEGKSTICANLGLAFALTGKRVLIVDCDLRRPSQHKLLGSSKAPGLSNYLAGQEADMSKLIQPTLNENLFLLPAGAAVPNPNELIGSQKMSETVELLEFRYDMVIIDSPPLLLISDAALLSQSVDGILLAARLEYTNKKLLQEVQKISYIKPQLLGVALIGSSSRDRYGYDRYGYKGQYKYKTYSHYIDTPES from the coding sequence TTGGCATTTTTCCCCATAACCATTCTCGATCGATCGACACCAAAGCATATGCCCGAACAGAACAACTTCGAACAGGAAATCAACATTCAGGAACTCCTGCGCCTGCTCTGGGGAAGGAAGTATCTCATTCTCGCCGTCACGGCGGCATCCCTTGCCCTGGCACTGCTTTTCAGATATTCCGCAACGCCGGAATTCCGCTCGACGGCGGTGGTCATGATCAAGGACTCCAACGGCAGCGAGGGCGACGTGCTCGCTCCCATGCTCGCCGTCATGCCGAGTTCGTTCATCGATCCCATGAAAAACGATATCGAGCTGATGAGCTCGCTGCCGATAGCTGAAAAGGCGGTCGAACAGCTCTACCGCAGCCCCATGCGCGACTCGCTCGAGCTGTTCGGCAAACGCCGCTACATTTCTCCTATCGACCGCCTGCTCGCGTTTGCGGGCCTGCAGGGGTTTTCGGAAAAGGATGCGGAAGAGGTGCCGGCGTCACAAAAAGAGACCATGCGGAACTTCGCCGAGAATCTCAAGGGGCGCATAACCATCGACAATCCCAAAGAGACCAATGTGCTGCATGTAACCGTTTCGAGTCCGTTTCCCGAAGAGGCGGCCGTTCTCTCCAACGCGCTCTGCAGGGCTTATCAGCAGAAGGATATCGAATGGAACTCCGAACAGGCCAAATCGGTGAACCAGTTTGTCGAGGAGCAGCTCGGCGAACAGCAGAAGAAGGTGGCCACGGTCGAAAACAACCTTTCCGGCTATATGGAAAAGCAGGACATCTACGAACTCACCGGTAATGCTGACCAGCTGCTGAAAAAGCTTATCGATATCGATGCCCGCTATAACGAAATCATGGCCGAAAGGAACATTCTCGCCAAGCGGCTCGACTTCATCCGTAAAAAGCTTTCCGGCGAAGAGAAGGCCCTGAGCGCCAACATCGCCGAGAGCGTTGGCAGCCAGCTTCGCGCCGTACAGAACCGCATCAAGGCCGAAGAGGCCGATTACATGGCGCTCCTGCAGCAGAAAGGCGCTGCTTCACCTGAAGTGAAAGCCCGCCGGCAGCAGATCGACCAAATGAAGTCGCAGCTCGATCAGGTGGTGCGCGGCAAGATCGCCGGTGAGCTTGCCTATTCCGGCAGGGCACAGAAGTTCCAGTTCGACCTCATCTCCGAGCAGCTCCAGACAGATCTTCGCCTCGCCGAGCTGAACTACAGCGCCCAGGAGTTCGGGAAGCTGAAAAACTACTACGAAAGCCAGCTGAACGCCCTTCCCGACAAGCAGCTCAACTATGCGAGGCTGCAGCGCGACCGCGAAGTGGTCAACAGCACCTACACCTTCCTCAAGCAGAAATTCGAGGAGTCGCGCATCAAAATAGCTTCGGAGGTAGGACGTGTGGTCATTGTCGGGCCGGCATACCCTCCAAAGCTTCGCGAGTCACCCGATACCAAAAAGATTCTGCTTGTCGGGCTCGTGCTTGGTCTTGGACTTGGCGGGGCACTGGTCTTCGTGCTTGAAATGCGCGACCATTCCGTCAAGGAGGAACAGTTTTTCGACGATCACGGTTTCGTGACGCTCGCCCGCATTCCGTTTGTCGATAAAGCGGAATTCACGCTTGCCGACGGGATGAAAAAAGCGGTCGGCCAGTTGCTCGTAACCATCGACCCGGGTAAAGGCAACGGAAAATCGAACGGGAACGGCCGTCATCCCGGGCAGGGCAGTGCCGATGGTGCGCCCCTGCTCATTACCGACAAGCTCTCCTCCCCGTTTTCCGAAAGTTTCAGGGATCTGCGCACCAATCTCACCTTCGCCAGGGCAGGGACTCCGTTACGGTCGGTGCTCGTAACCGGTACGGCAGTCTCCGAAGGCAAATCGACCATCTGTGCCAATCTCGGCCTCGCCTTTGCGCTTACCGGCAAGAGAGTGCTGATTGTCGATTGCGATCTTCGCCGCCCCTCGCAGCACAAACTGCTCGGCAGCTCCAAGGCTCCCGGTCTTTCCAACTATCTTGCCGGGCAGGAGGCCGATATGTCGAAGCTCATCCAGCCTACCCTTAACGAGAACCTCTTCCTGCTTCCTGCCGGAGCAGCTGTGCCGAACCCGAACGAACTGATCGGATCGCAGAAGATGTCCGAAACCGTGGAACTGCTCGAATTCCGGTACGATATGGTCATCATCGACAGTCCGCCGCTCCTGCTTATCAGCGATGCAGCCCTGCTCTCGCAGTCCGTTGACGGCATTCTGCTTGCGGCAAGGCTCGAGTACACCAACAAAAAGTTGCTGCAGGAGGTACAGAAAATCAGCTACATCAAGCCGCAACTGCTCGGCGTGGCGCTTATTGGTTCTTCATCCCGCGATCGCTACGGCTACGATCGCTACGGCTACAAGGGGCAGTACAAATACAAGACCTACAGCCACTATATAGATACGCCGGAATCGTAA
- a CDS encoding polysaccharide biosynthesis/export family protein, whose protein sequence is MKFCFRSFLSFLLVFQLLASPVAVSVAQADPFITTSSLPSLFSAPGVLNQGSSVQQPLPGYGVPQDSYFTDNLGNILMNVNVWGQVYKPGQVIVKENADLASVLSMVGGPQVKANLKKVRINRQQPDENGKTTYLVDLKAYYKDGDRSSFVDLKPNDTIIIPEDKGINTDLALRIAGLALSVVTIFAVYGD, encoded by the coding sequence ATGAAGTTCTGTTTCAGGTCGTTCCTCTCTTTTTTGCTTGTTTTTCAGTTGCTCGCTTCGCCTGTAGCCGTTTCTGTGGCTCAGGCCGACCCGTTCATCACAACTTCGTCCCTGCCCTCCCTCTTTTCCGCGCCGGGAGTGCTCAATCAGGGTTCATCCGTCCAGCAGCCCCTTCCCGGCTACGGCGTGCCGCAGGACTCCTACTTTACCGACAACCTCGGCAACATTCTCATGAACGTGAACGTGTGGGGTCAGGTTTACAAGCCCGGTCAGGTCATCGTCAAGGAAAATGCCGATCTCGCATCGGTGCTTTCGATGGTTGGCGGGCCCCAGGTAAAAGCCAATCTGAAAAAAGTCAGAATCAACCGGCAGCAGCCCGACGAAAACGGCAAAACCACCTATCTGGTCGATCTCAAAGCCTACTACAAAGATGGAGACCGCTCTTCGTTTGTTGATCTCAAACCCAACGACACCATTATCATTCCCGAAGACAAGGGCATCAACACCGATCTCGCGCTTCGGATTGCCGGACTTGCCCTGTCGGTCGTCACCATCTTTGCCGTCTATGGCGACTGA
- a CDS encoding nucleotidyltransferase domain-containing protein produces the protein MSTDRLPLHDRLLVDCIHPDSAPEELRRRLARTDAQTHARFIESAFLQGVHPLLYRRLKELKLLDTLDPLQKSLLTEGVMNYSLFLSHLSCNCREVLALFHDAGIDCIVLKGMHLSMLIYDNPADRMMSDLDLLVRQSDLLRAAELLAARGIAPHDYKPVEAETAHCHHLVPFTTNRGNSLEIHWTLKLGIPIDLDGLWERSVVEQADGVELTVLSPEDFMLHLCLNATVPDFEVKLRTLCDLYRTVTRYGSRIDWSVVIERAELWKVEKSLLLLLHATQTLFGLHLPGWLFERVDIPELREMERTMLQCMFSAQVQERNAVIMLMQLLRAGGLRAAVSLAWNKVFYPKEVIASMYRQSGESSPAALYLLRTGKLLGRFSEALGHLILRPVSKNKELLAFDRSVERMKTWLHH, from the coding sequence ATGTCCACTGACCGGCTCCCGCTTCACGACCGCCTCCTCGTTGACTGCATCCACCCGGATTCGGCCCCTGAAGAGCTTCGCCGGCGTCTTGCCCGTACGGATGCCCAAACCCATGCCCGTTTCATCGAAAGCGCATTCCTGCAGGGGGTGCACCCTCTTCTCTACAGGCGTCTGAAGGAGCTGAAGCTGCTCGATACCCTCGATCCGTTGCAGAAAAGCCTCCTGACCGAGGGCGTCATGAACTATTCCCTCTTTTTGTCGCACCTTTCCTGCAACTGCAGGGAGGTGCTCGCACTCTTCCATGATGCCGGCATCGATTGCATCGTGCTCAAAGGCATGCACTTGTCGATGCTCATATACGACAACCCCGCTGACCGGATGATGTCCGATCTCGACCTGCTTGTCCGCCAGAGCGATCTCCTCAGGGCTGCGGAACTGCTTGCCGCAAGGGGCATCGCCCCGCACGACTACAAACCGGTCGAAGCGGAAACCGCACATTGTCACCATCTTGTGCCGTTTACCACCAACAGGGGCAATTCGCTCGAGATCCACTGGACCCTGAAGCTCGGCATTCCCATAGACCTCGACGGATTGTGGGAGCGTTCGGTCGTCGAACAGGCCGACGGCGTGGAACTTACGGTGCTCTCTCCCGAAGACTTCATGCTGCACCTCTGCCTCAACGCCACCGTGCCCGATTTCGAGGTAAAACTCAGGACACTGTGCGACCTTTACAGGACGGTAACCCGCTATGGCAGCCGCATTGACTGGAGTGTCGTGATCGAAAGGGCTGAGCTGTGGAAGGTCGAAAAAAGCCTGTTGCTGCTGCTGCATGCAACGCAAACGCTTTTTGGCCTGCACCTTCCCGGTTGGCTTTTTGAGCGTGTCGACATTCCCGAACTGCGGGAGATGGAACGCACCATGCTGCAGTGCATGTTTTCCGCGCAGGTACAGGAACGGAATGCCGTCATCATGCTCATGCAGCTGCTGAGGGCCGGAGGTCTGCGTGCCGCAGTCTCGCTTGCCTGGAACAAGGTGTTCTACCCCAAAGAGGTCATAGCCTCCATGTACCGGCAGTCCGGCGAAAGCAGCCCTGCGGCCCTCTATCTGCTGCGTACAGGCAAACTGCTTGGCCGCTTTTCGGAGGCTCTGGGTCATCTCATACTGCGGCCGGTATCGAAAAATAAAGAGCTGCTCGCCTTCGACCGTTCCGTCGAGCGCATGAAAACCTGGCTGCACCATTGA
- a CDS encoding S24/S26 family peptidase encodes MSPTLKVPDVLHVEPVGASALRAGDIVVFHGMEGRHTVHRVIAAMPEGCITRGDSNRYSDPDMLEPPAIIGKVVRVSRRNRTRTVRGGTPGMVEHYAVRWGRLLVTGAVAFPLFAPFRAVYRTLSEEGTLRKMLPVRWHPKIYRFRKPWGEELHLMLGNKRIGTCMSGSTRWQIRVPFRLFVDERSLPKPEAPPCSERGHVH; translated from the coding sequence ATGTCCCCGACGCTCAAAGTCCCTGACGTGCTGCATGTCGAACCCGTCGGCGCTTCAGCTCTTCGGGCGGGCGATATCGTGGTTTTTCACGGCATGGAGGGTCGGCATACCGTTCACCGGGTTATTGCAGCGATGCCTGAAGGGTGTATAACCAGGGGAGACTCCAACAGATACTCCGACCCCGACATGCTTGAACCGCCGGCGATCATCGGCAAGGTGGTGCGGGTCAGCAGGAGAAACCGCACGAGAACCGTTCGGGGGGGAACGCCGGGCATGGTCGAGCACTATGCAGTTCGATGGGGCAGGCTCCTGGTGACGGGAGCAGTGGCGTTTCCGCTCTTTGCACCCTTCAGAGCAGTGTATCGTACGCTTTCCGAAGAGGGAACGCTTCGCAAGATGCTGCCTGTCCGCTGGCATCCAAAAATATATCGTTTCCGTAAACCCTGGGGAGAGGAGTTGCATCTCATGCTTGGCAATAAACGTATCGGCACCTGTATGTCCGGAAGCACCCGATGGCAGATCAGGGTGCCGTTCAGGCTTTTCGTGGACGAACGGTCGCTGCCAAAGCCGGAAGCCCCACCCTGTTCGGAGAGAGGCCATGTCCACTGA